The following DNA comes from Cytophagales bacterium.
TATTTGGAAGAATTCTTGTTTCTTAACGGATGCCTAAACCCTGCCTGATCGTGAACTGTAAAAAGTGCTTTTTCCTTGTCCTTATCCTCATCATCTTCTTTGATTCGTATGCACAGGTTCCGGTGATGCCAGATGATTTTCGGGTGAACTTACCAAATCAAAATCGGGGCATTGAAGAGGCGATTTCATGGTATGAGCTTGATTACAGATATCCAACCATTGATCTTCGTGGCCTTCACGAGCTTACTTCCCATCACCTACCAGATTCAGTCATTATAGTTCCTCCAGAACTGAATCAATACAGTAAAATGACGATACTGGTGGGCGTGACTGGTGATCAAAATCGGCCTACTTTGATTATCTGGCTGGCAGCAAATTATCATACCAATCGCATTATCCTCTACACGGATCAGAACCAGGACAGGAACTTCATCAACGACAGAAAACCTTTGAAAATCCGAAGAGGCGGAGAATTGGTAAAGATTCGTATCACCACTTCAAATGGGGATTTGCTGTTGGATTTGATGCCTCCTCAACGTGTCAATGAAACCTATCAATTGCGACCAATCTACGATGGGTTATCACTTAGTTTCACTGCAGGTATCGGTGTTGGGAACCTTGATTATCGTTTCATCGATCTGACTTACGATCAACCGACTACCTACGCTGTAAGGTTTGTCGAAAAGGGTATAAAAGCCGGACTGACTTATCAGTGGCGACAATTCCAGCTTGGAGGAAGTGTGGCTTTACAAAATCATTTCTTCTACACCTCTACCCTGGACATCAAAAAAGGAGAGCCCATACGTCTGGAAGTTCCCGATCCGAATTTACCAGGAAGAACTACCTTCATCACCGTAGAAAATGTGGAAAAACTCACCAATAAGGACGTCCACTCAAAAAATCGGCTGCAAACCACGCTCTTTGCATCCTATGCATTTCAATTCGGTAATAATTTCTCATTGCAACCGGTCGTAGGCGTAGGTCTTATATCCTATCTGGACCCAACCTATACCCGATTATCTAATGAAGAAAATGAAACGTACGACTTAAATCCCTATTGGTTTTATGAATTCGGTGCTAGAACTGAATTTACCGTCGGACTTCAAAAAGCCGTGTACCTGGAATTCTTATACGCTGTAGAAAATTGGATGCCGAACAACTTCATCAGTACAGTCTCTCACGAAAATCTGGAGGTTAACCTGACTGTATGGAGGTTCAATCTAGGTTACCGATTCAAAGCATTTTAATTTCTGTTTTTGAAAGCTTATCCCGCCACTTTGATCCTTTCCGTAAGAACATAGCCGTCCGTCGTATTTCCCACGACTGATGTTGCCATATTTCTATTGAGGCTTGCTCCAAATGCTCCGTCTTCCTCATTAGACGTATCGAAATTTCCATTATATCCATTGGATTCATAGACCGTATTTGAAACGTCTTCGGGAAATGCGGTTTGCGTTATTAAAAGAGACTCACCATTCGTGCGCTTGATCTCCAGATGCAAATGTGGCGCTCGTCCGGGATACCATCCAGGGTAAATACTGATGAAAGAGGCTACACCATCCGCTCCGGTCGTTTGTCTTCCTCGCAAAAAGCTTTGATTGGTAAAGTCTCCCTCTAATTGTCCGGAGTACTCCGAATAATTCCCTTTTGCATCACAATGCCAGACATCCACCAACACACCGGCCAATGGTTCACAATTATCGTTTGTATTTTCTACCTTGATCATGATTTGTAAAGGAATACCTGACCGATCCCCAACGATATTTTCTCTGATCAAATCCGCAGGACTCTTAATTGGAAATGGCCCGGCCGTTTCTGCAGGAGATACCTGACAGGCAGCTGCCTCAATGACGGGTTCGTCTTCTATGCAAGAGGTGATCACTGAGGGAATAGTAACCATTGCTCCTACTCCCATCAATCCTTCCTTGATAAATTTCTTTCTATCCATTTATTGAAAAAATTAGCTATTGAGTTAACAGGCCATACTGTGCTATTTCCTGATCAGTCATCCAGTGAATGTCATCCGCTGGAGCAGCATTAATCGTGAAATAATAAAAATCTTCCGCTTCTTGCTGTGTGAAACCTACCGACATATAATAGTCGATGTAGGGTTGGTGAAATTCGTGCCCAACCGGAAAATCAGTAGCTGAAACGAAGTTGCCATTATCGTCTTCACCTGCCCAGGAATGAACGCCAATACGTGTATTAGCACCCATTGTTCTTCTCTCTCCAGCCAGGAAAAAATCACTCCCTCCTGAAGCAATCAAGCCATTGTCATTGACATGTATGTTGGTCCCGCGTTGATGAACCAATGCGGATAATTGCAAGTTGATTTCATCGTCTTCAGAACCATCACAATTGATGATGTGAATGGTATTAATATTAGGATAGGAATCAATCAAGGCATTGAAATGATTGAGGGAAGCACTGTTGATCACACCATCTAACTCAATCGTATTTTCATCTATTACTTCAAAAATTCCAAACCCCGTTTCACTTATACCTTCATCACCTGTGCATGAGACCAAAAAGAGCCCATGTGCCAACAGCAGCATGAACAGGGACTTTACTATTTGTTCTTTTTTCATCGTTTATCGTTTATAAGTGCCATCAGGTAAAACCAAAGGCATTTTGTATTGTGGATCTGTCAGTAATTCAAAAATTGCTTTATCTGTGCTTTCTACCAATTCTGGTGTATTCAATTTCCATTCATGCCCGATTTCATCGAATCGATTTTCTTGTGCGCCCATTAGGGAAGTCAAGGCCCAGTACAGGTACTCAATGGTTTGGCAATCGGCATAATCGCATGTCTCATCATCATATGCATACCAGGCACTTTCAGGGTACTGATCAGGAATGGTTAAAAATTTCCCTCCTCGTGCTATGTCCATCGCATTTGCCAGATCTGAGCCTTCGTTTTGACCAAAAGCAGTGGGATATGCAAAGGAATGCCCCGCATTGTTAATGATATGTAGCACCTCTTCCAAGGCCGCATCAAAACGTCCTATTTTTCCTCCGGAGACATAATTAGGATTTGTTTCATCATTTCCCAGATCCTGACCGATTCGATCAGATGGAGGCTCAAGGTCTAAATCACTTTCTCGTGACCACATCACCAGAAAAGCTTTGTTCTCCAACATTTTATCGAGCACCAACTGATCATCGACTGTACCGTCCTCATCATTGTCCAGGTATTGGGCCATGATATTGGCTGCATGTAACAACTTTTCATCTTCTACGGCAGGCACCGCATATATATCAATTCCAAACACAACCACTTTCCGGTTAAAAGAGCCTAGCCCAGGATCATTGTGTGCAACTATGGTAAAATTGGGATCATTCCCAGGGTCAATATTTTGAGTGATTGAAATCCCATCATCACTTCCACATCCTTGTATGATGCCAAAAAACAAGAACAAGAGGGTTGTCATTACTTTGATTTTTTCCTTCATAAATAGCTAAAAAATAAAAAAGCACATACACCAGCTACCAAATGATAACTGAGGTATGTGCCTAAACACAAGTCATTTTACTTATTTCCCAATTTCTTCCTCAGTGATGGAAACAAGTAATGCCTTCCGGCAATATGTTGACTTTCTTAATCTAGTACAAATACTCCTTCAATTCCCCTACTATGAATATGAAAGGTACGCTTCAAAATCCTCCCCACCTGTGGCAACTGTTTTGTT
Coding sequences within:
- a CDS encoding intradiol ring-cleavage dioxygenase — encoded protein: MDRKKFIKEGLMGVGAMVTIPSVITSCIEDEPVIEAAACQVSPAETAGPFPIKSPADLIRENIVGDRSGIPLQIMIKVENTNDNCEPLAGVLVDVWHCDAKGNYSEYSGQLEGDFTNQSFLRGRQTTGADGVASFISIYPGWYPGRAPHLHLEIKRTNGESLLITQTAFPEDVSNTVYESNGYNGNFDTSNEEDGAFGASLNRNMATSVVGNTTDGYVLTERIKVAG